From the genome of Vicia villosa cultivar HV-30 ecotype Madison, WI linkage group LG2, Vvil1.0, whole genome shotgun sequence, one region includes:
- the LOC131647250 gene encoding uncharacterized protein LOC131647250 yields the protein MQIEKENEENAMDSLLCPSFSTYSSNNLNDVAHQVIYENDSSNSQNDDFEFVVFQKTSDEVFFDHRRRNTAHRVFPIFNRDGDKRNSDAVEISVPLRKLINRDGERKTSDTAEILTLLRKLMIGDAKRNIDPPSSSSSSSEVEDDLEDVLPASCCLWTPKSPMASPIKCKKSNSTGSSSNSSASKRWKFLSLLRRSKSDGKESLILVTPSLEFKKEAKVEKSKVKSGEKSFRIVAEKNIPVTERKIPAPVTAMEAFYLRKKENKRKSNLAYKQELIGFGIGFHAHIGRVHV from the coding sequence atgcaaatagaaaaagaaaacgaAGAAAATGCAATGGACTCGTTGTTGTGTCCAAGTTTCAGTACTTATTCTTCTAATAACTTAAACGACGTCGCTCACCAAGTTATTTACGAAAACGACAGCTCCAACTCTCAAAACGACGATTTCGAATTCGTCGTGTTTCAAAAAACTTCTGATGAGGTTTTCTTCGATCACCGCCGCCGCAATACGGCTCACAGAGTTTTCCCGATATTTAACCGTGACGGCGATAAGAGAAATTCTGATGCGGTAGAGATTTCTGTTCCGTTGCGGAAATTGATAAATCGTGACGGTGAGAGAAAGACTTCCGATACGGCGGAGATTTTGACTCTGTTACGGAAGTTGATGATCGGAGATGCGAAGCGGAATATTGATCCTCCGTCTTCGTCCTCGTCTTCATCGGAGGTGGAAGACGATCTGGAAGATGTCCTGCCGGCGTCATGTTGCTTGTGGACACCGAAGTCTCCGATGGCTTCTCCAATCAAATGCAAGAAAAGCAATTCCACTGGTTCCTCTTCCAATTCTTCGGCATCAAAGCGATGGAAGTTTCTGAGTTTACTCAGGCGAAGTAAAAGTGACGGTAAAGAATCGTTGATTCTCGTAACTCCGTCATTAGAGTTTAAGAAGGAAGCTAAAGTGGAGAAATCAAAGGTGAAAAGCGGTGAGAAAAGCTTTCGGATAGTTGCTGAAAAAAATATTCCGGTAACGGAGAGGAAAATTCCGGCGCCGGTAACGGCAATGGAAGCATTTtatttaagaaagaaagagaataagAGAAAATCGAATTTAGCTTATAAGCAAGAGTTGATTGGTTTTGGTATTGGTTTTCATGCTCATATTGGAAGAGTTCATGTTTGA